In Candidatus Bathyarchaeota archaeon, a genomic segment contains:
- a CDS encoding dihydroorotase family protein, with the protein MKLRSLRLKNCKVFHRGSIVDDAEIFLENGRITDITKLGIQRPVDETFDLKGLLVIPGLIDVHVHLRGLNLAYKEDYDTGTMAAASGGVTTVLDMPNTNPPTVDSKSLKLRVEAAEPKLYVNTGFYSFVPEDLTEASKLADAGIFGFKLFMHRRMPGYKFETLDGLRDILKAVSKVDLPLLVHAEDREVLETVKSENPNGDLETFEKALSEESEEKAVKMVLKALKAVKEARVHFCHVSSIGALKAIEMAKASGLPISCEVTPHHLLLTREVCIRLGFYGLVDPPLRSKESSAGLWSGIKRGVVDCIATDHAPHTLEEKTVGTLWSLKTGFPGLETLLPLMLDCVNKGRLSLSELVRLTAHNPAKIFRIVDRGRIEVGYWADLTVVDLKKEAVIEPSSFKSKAKHSPFEGWRVRGVPQTVFVNGEPVVLEGELVCKPGVGRVLKPGVS; encoded by the coding sequence TTGAAGTTGAGAAGCTTAAGGTTGAAGAACTGTAAGGTTTTTCACAGAGGATCCATAGTCGATGACGCTGAGATCTTTCTAGAAAACGGACGTATAACAGATATCACAAAGCTTGGTATTCAGAGACCCGTAGACGAAACCTTCGATTTAAAGGGTTTACTAGTCATACCTGGGCTCATAGACGTTCACGTTCATCTCAGGGGGCTAAACCTAGCCTATAAGGAAGACTACGACACAGGCACCATGGCCGCGGCCTCGGGCGGCGTCACGACCGTTCTCGACATGCCTAACACGAACCCGCCTACGGTAGACTCGAAGTCCCTCAAACTTAGGGTCGAAGCCGCCGAGCCTAAACTCTACGTCAACACCGGCTTCTACAGCTTTGTACCCGAGGACTTGACCGAGGCTTCTAAACTCGCCGATGCGGGGATATTCGGTTTTAAGCTCTTCATGCATAGAAGAATGCCTGGTTACAAGTTTGAAACCCTAGATGGTCTAAGGGATATTCTGAAAGCAGTCAGCAAGGTAGACCTACCGCTTCTCGTACATGCAGAGGATAGGGAGGTCCTTGAAACCGTTAAATCTGAAAACCCGAACGGCGACTTAGAGACGTTCGAGAAAGCTTTATCCGAAGAGTCTGAGGAGAAAGCCGTTAAGATGGTTCTGAAGGCGTTGAAGGCCGTTAAAGAAGCCAGGGTACATTTCTGCCATGTAAGCTCCATAGGCGCCCTCAAGGCTATAGAGATGGCTAAGGCCTCGGGTCTACCTATCAGCTGTGAAGTTACTCCTCACCACTTGCTGTTGACCAGAGAGGTCTGTATAAGATTAGGGTTTTACGGGCTTGTAGACCCGCCTCTAAGGTCTAAGGAGAGCTCTGCGGGCTTATGGTCAGGTATTAAACGCGGTGTCGTAGACTGCATAGCGACCGACCATGCTCCGCATACGTTGGAAGAGAAGACGGTCGGAACGCTTTGGAGTCTTAAAACAGGTTTCCCTGGCCTAGAGACCCTTCTACCGCTGATGCTAGACTGCGTGAACAAAGGCCGGCTCTCTCTATCGGAGCTTGTAAGACTTACCGCCCATAACCCGGCTAAGATATTCAGAATCGTGGATAGAGGCCGTATCGAGGTAGGTTATTGGGCCGACCTGACGGTCGTAGACTTGAAGAAAGAGGCTGTGATAGAGCCTTCAAGTTTCAAGTCTAAGGCGAAGCATAGTCCCTTCGAAGGCTGGAGGGTTAGGGGTGTTCCACAGACGGTGTTTGTGAACGGTGAGCCTGTTGTCTTGGAGGGTGAACTAGTGTGTAAGCCCGGGGTCGGTAGGGTGCTTAAGCCGGGGGTTTCTTAG
- a CDS encoding Mut7-C RNAse domain-containing protein: MNRVFVVDAMLGRTARWLRILGLNVVYDPSWSDERLLDVALRLNATVLTRDRELANRAASMGLSVLEVSGRSEAERMRFLLKKLGLRPVIDPSKSRCPVCNGSLREASKEEVSHLVPEGVLRRQDRFWICVECGKVYWLGSHFRNMKRFLERCINETDV; the protein is encoded by the coding sequence TTGAATAGGGTTTTTGTGGTGGATGCTATGCTCGGGAGGACCGCTAGATGGCTTCGGATACTAGGCTTGAACGTGGTCTATGATCCCTCCTGGAGTGACGAGCGTCTGCTTGATGTCGCTTTAAGGCTTAACGCTACGGTACTTACGAGGGATAGGGAGCTTGCGAACAGGGCAGCGTCCATGGGTTTAAGCGTTTTAGAGGTCTCTGGTAGAAGCGAGGCTGAGAGGATGCGTTTCCTGCTTAAGAAGCTCGGCCTAAGACCGGTCATAGACCCGTCTAAAAGTAGGTGTCCTGTCTGCAACGGCTCTCTCAGAGAGGCCTCCAAGGAGGAGGTCTCTCATCTCGTTCCAGAAGGAGTCTTACGTAGGCAAGATAGGTTCTGGATATGTGTAGAATGTGGAAAAGTCTACTGGCTCGGCTCTCATTTTAGGAACATGAAAAGGTTTCTCGAAAGATGCATAAATGAAACCGATGTGTGA
- a CDS encoding CBS domain-containing protein: protein MGEMVNLKMKVQAIMSSPVITARVDENIVEVAKIMDLHDVGSVIITDRRGRPLGIITDMDIIKRVVAKNLNPYEVKAGEVMSQPLITVDPNANITDAAKLMSRYGVKRLGVMYKGRLVGIISSRDITAITPELIEMIYEKARIEEATVIPGYAQTAVGYCEICGQWSDILTFRNGKFVCRDCLEEMER from the coding sequence ATGGGTGAAATGGTTAATTTGAAGATGAAGGTTCAGGCGATAATGTCTAGTCCTGTTATAACGGCTAGGGTTGATGAGAACATCGTCGAGGTCGCTAAGATCATGGACCTCCACGACGTGGGTAGCGTCATAATAACGGATAGGAGGGGTAGGCCATTAGGTATAATAACAGACATGGACATCATCAAGAGGGTTGTCGCTAAGAACCTGAACCCCTATGAGGTTAAAGCCGGTGAGGTTATGAGCCAGCCCTTGATAACCGTAGATCCCAATGCGAATATAACCGACGCCGCTAAGCTGATGAGCCGATACGGTGTCAAAAGGCTGGGTGTCATGTACAAGGGTAGGCTGGTGGGCATAATTTCCTCTAGGGATATAACGGCCATCACGCCTGAGCTTATAGAGATGATCTATGAGAAGGCTCGTATAGAGGAGGCTACAGTCATACCGGGATACGCTCAGACGGCCGTAGGCTACTGCGAAATATGCGGCCAGTGGAGCGATATACTGACCTTTAGAAACGGCAAGTTTGTGTGTAGGGACTGTCTAGAGGAGATGGAGAGATAA
- a CDS encoding NFACT family protein, which produces MPRDRMNGVDIAVLLAECREIVEGSYIDNIYMLDGELVFKLKRSGVSRELIVKPGRALYLTGFEKVKPLKPRSFVMLLRKHISGLKVIKVEQRGLERIVTVHLLGGRGEYKLIFELFGAGNVILTDKNNVVKAVMRRTVSKDRAVQLKAVYEYPPMLKDPRKTSLDDLDGIKKAGSRNLQRALSKVTGLPPPYAEEVLLKAGLDPSIRPSEFDGENALVKVYENLKSFLREVFERTSKPVVYRDDENVLVDFSPIPLTMYRGFKASFYKSFGEAVDTYFTELELYEKALEEERRFKAEAERVSRILDQQRESLSKLTEQAETFRRVGELLMTKLHILQTILPAFREMVEDLGIDVAEEKLRAEFQREGFKLLGTDMGGKVIRVEAWGLRFKLDTRLSPAENASNYYKLAKEAEEKAKRVREAMKEVEKRVKQLKAEEEVLRPKRTGAWYERFRYTFTRGGFLVVGGKDASTNELLINRYMEPRDLVFHAEYRGSPFVLLKTETHDVTAEALREAAVFTACYSRAWSDGLASLDVFYVKPEQISKKAPSGEYLPRGSFMVRGRKNYMHNVPLRLCVGIKVEKDRVRILVGSEDGVKGWLDAYVVLRPGNMDKRRLAETVKKRLERMVSKKVLRRVVLPIDEVYRVIPGSGGVLEDV; this is translated from the coding sequence ATGCCTAGAGACCGTATGAACGGCGTAGACATAGCGGTTCTATTAGCGGAGTGTAGGGAGATAGTCGAAGGCTCATATATAGACAACATCTACATGCTCGACGGCGAACTCGTATTCAAGCTTAAACGCTCAGGCGTATCTAGGGAGCTGATAGTCAAACCCGGTAGGGCCTTATACTTAACAGGTTTCGAGAAGGTTAAGCCCTTGAAGCCGCGGTCCTTCGTGATGCTACTTCGGAAACACATATCTGGCTTGAAGGTCATCAAGGTCGAGCAGCGTGGATTGGAGAGAATCGTAACGGTACATCTTCTAGGTGGACGCGGAGAATACAAGCTCATCTTTGAGCTTTTCGGAGCTGGAAACGTGATTCTGACCGATAAGAATAACGTGGTGAAAGCCGTGATGCGTAGAACAGTGTCGAAGGATAGAGCCGTTCAACTCAAAGCAGTTTATGAGTATCCACCGATGTTGAAAGACCCCAGAAAGACATCCCTAGACGACCTCGATGGCATAAAGAAGGCCGGCTCAAGAAACCTTCAGAGGGCTTTATCGAAGGTCACAGGTTTACCTCCACCATACGCCGAAGAGGTTCTTCTGAAAGCTGGGTTAGACCCTTCGATACGTCCAAGCGAATTCGACGGTGAGAACGCTTTGGTAAAAGTCTATGAAAACCTGAAGTCGTTTCTCAGAGAGGTCTTCGAAAGAACTTCAAAGCCGGTGGTCTACAGAGACGATGAGAACGTACTGGTGGATTTCTCGCCTATACCACTTACCATGTATAGAGGGTTTAAGGCGAGCTTCTACAAAAGCTTCGGAGAGGCTGTCGACACGTATTTTACAGAGCTTGAGCTTTACGAGAAGGCCCTGGAGGAGGAGCGGAGGTTTAAAGCCGAGGCCGAGCGGGTCAGTAGGATCCTAGACCAGCAGAGAGAAAGCCTATCGAAACTGACCGAACAGGCTGAGACGTTCAGAAGAGTCGGTGAACTTCTGATGACTAAGCTTCACATCCTCCAGACAATCCTACCGGCGTTCAGGGAGATGGTAGAGGACCTAGGGATCGACGTGGCGGAGGAAAAGCTCAGAGCCGAGTTTCAGAGGGAGGGGTTCAAACTCCTGGGAACCGATATGGGTGGTAAGGTCATACGTGTAGAGGCGTGGGGGCTAAGGTTTAAACTCGATACGAGACTAAGTCCGGCGGAAAACGCTTCGAATTATTATAAGCTAGCTAAGGAGGCGGAGGAAAAGGCTAAACGCGTAAGGGAGGCTATGAAAGAGGTCGAGAAGCGTGTCAAGCAGCTTAAGGCCGAAGAGGAAGTTTTACGGCCTAAGAGAACCGGAGCATGGTATGAGAGGTTTAGATACACGTTCACGAGGGGAGGGTTTCTAGTCGTAGGTGGAAAAGACGCATCGACCAACGAGCTACTCATAAACAGATATATGGAGCCTAGGGACCTGGTGTTTCACGCAGAATATAGGGGCTCTCCGTTCGTCCTTCTGAAGACGGAAACACATGACGTCACGGCCGAAGCCTTGAGGGAAGCCGCAGTGTTTACGGCATGTTACAGCAGGGCTTGGAGCGATGGATTAGCTAGCTTAGACGTGTTTTACGTTAAACCTGAACAGATTTCGAAGAAAGCACCCTCTGGAGAATATCTACCCCGTGGGAGCTTTATGGTCAGAGGACGTAAGAACTACATGCATAACGTTCCGCTAAGACTATGCGTGGGTATCAAGGTCGAGAAGGATAGGGTTAGGATTCTTGTCGGTTCAGAAGACGGTGTCAAAGGGTGGCTTGACGCCTATGTCGTTTTGAGACCCGGTAACATGGATAAGCGGAGGCTAGCTGAGACCGTGAAGAAGAGGCTTGAACGCATGGTTTCGAAAAAGGTTTTAAGAAGAGTAGTGCTACCTATTGATGAAGTTTATAGGGTTATACCTGGGAGCGGCGGAGTTTTGGAGGATGTTTAG
- the radA gene encoding DNA repair and recombination protein RadA, which produces MTAELSRGSKRHFENIEDIPGIGPATASKLRELGYHTVESLATATVKELTLAGLGEKQAAKIISIARDSISVQFVTADELLKERLNVKKLTTGSQALDELLGGGLDTQTITEFFGAYGSGKSQLCHQLCVNVQLPYERGGLEGAALYIDTEHTFSPERIVQMAKFRGLDPEQVVKRIVYAEAFNSDHQMLLLERCDRIIKENNIKLIVVDSLTAHFRSEYLGREMLAERQQKLNKHLHRLFRLARVFNLVAVVTNQVMSRPDVFFGNSVQAVGGHIVAHTSHTRIYLKKAAKGNVRIARLVSSPYLPEGEAIFKITENGVEDVEESIRRR; this is translated from the coding sequence ATGACGGCTGAGTTATCTAGAGGCTCTAAGAGACATTTCGAGAATATCGAAGATATACCCGGTATAGGCCCGGCTACGGCGTCTAAGCTTAGAGAGCTAGGCTACCATACGGTTGAGTCGCTGGCTACGGCCACGGTTAAAGAGCTTACTCTCGCCGGGCTGGGTGAGAAGCAGGCGGCTAAGATAATATCGATCGCTAGAGACTCGATATCGGTGCAGTTCGTCACAGCGGATGAGCTTCTCAAGGAGAGGCTTAACGTTAAAAAGCTCACGACCGGTAGCCAAGCCCTCGACGAGCTCCTGGGAGGAGGCTTGGATACTCAGACGATCACGGAGTTCTTCGGAGCCTACGGCAGTGGTAAAAGCCAGTTATGCCACCAACTATGCGTAAACGTCCAGCTTCCTTATGAGAGGGGTGGATTGGAGGGCGCGGCCTTATACATAGACACAGAGCATACGTTCAGCCCCGAAAGGATCGTTCAGATGGCTAAGTTCAGAGGTTTAGACCCCGAGCAGGTGGTTAAGCGAATAGTATACGCTGAGGCATTCAACTCAGACCATCAGATGCTTCTACTGGAGCGGTGTGACAGGATAATCAAAGAGAACAACATCAAGCTCATAGTCGTCGACTCCCTTACGGCGCACTTCAGAAGCGAATACCTAGGAAGAGAGATGCTAGCCGAGAGACAGCAGAAGCTTAACAAACATCTACACCGGCTTTTCAGGTTGGCGAGGGTCTTCAACCTCGTAGCGGTCGTCACCAACCAAGTCATGTCGAGGCCAGACGTTTTCTTCGGGAACTCTGTCCAAGCCGTCGGAGGTCATATAGTGGCCCATACAAGCCATACGAGGATATACCTCAAGAAGGCCGCTAAGGGGAACGTTAGGATCGCGAGGCTCGTATCAAGCCCGTATCTTCCAGAGGGAGAAGCGATATTCAAGATCACGGAGAACGGTGTCGAAGACGTTGAAGAGTCTATTAGGAGAAGGTGA
- a CDS encoding fumarate hydratase, whose translation MNPEETLFEVAVKLVDRAVKVLPRDVEDALRRAYKSEVSETGLKILEAILSNVKTAREEGRLICQDTGSPVFFVEEGLAHPWRINYRRVFAKAVSEATKKVPLRPNIVHPLTRVNTGNNTGLGTPIVHVSKAEGSLLKVSFMPKGAGSENMSSLHMLTPSEGVESIKRVVLRRVVEAGGMPCPPTVIGIGIGGTADEAMLMAKKALLKPLGERNEDPMLARLEEELLEAVNQTGIGPMGLGGRWTCLDVKVEYKGCHTASLPLAINFQCWAARRASAVIEPDGSYRIVQP comes from the coding sequence TTGAACCCTGAAGAGACCTTGTTTGAGGTGGCGGTTAAGCTGGTCGATAGGGCGGTTAAGGTTCTCCCTAGGGATGTCGAGGATGCTCTTAGACGGGCTTATAAAAGCGAAGTTTCCGAGACGGGTTTAAAGATACTCGAAGCCATACTCTCAAACGTCAAAACCGCTAGGGAGGAGGGTAGACTGATATGCCAGGACACCGGTTCTCCGGTCTTCTTCGTCGAAGAAGGGCTCGCACACCCTTGGAGGATAAATTATCGGAGGGTTTTCGCTAAAGCTGTTTCAGAGGCTACGAAGAAGGTTCCGCTAAGGCCGAACATAGTCCATCCGTTAACCAGGGTGAACACGGGGAATAACACAGGGCTTGGAACCCCTATAGTACACGTATCTAAGGCCGAGGGTTCGCTTCTAAAAGTGTCGTTTATGCCTAAAGGTGCCGGTTCAGAAAATATGAGTAGCCTACATATGCTCACACCCTCAGAAGGCGTCGAGTCGATCAAACGCGTCGTTCTACGTAGGGTGGTCGAAGCCGGGGGCATGCCATGCCCACCGACAGTCATAGGAATAGGTATAGGTGGGACGGCCGACGAAGCCATGCTGATGGCTAAGAAAGCCCTACTCAAACCTCTGGGTGAGCGGAACGAGGACCCGATGCTAGCGAGGCTTGAAGAAGAGCTACTTGAAGCAGTTAACCAAACGGGTATAGGGCCTATGGGTTTAGGGGGTAGATGGACATGCCTCGACGTTAAGGTGGAGTATAAGGGTTGTCACACGGCGAGCCTACCGTTGGCGATAAACTTTCAGTGTTGGGCCGCCAGGAGGGCCTCGGCCGTGATAGAGCCTGACGGCTCTTATAGGATAGTTCAACCTTAG
- a CDS encoding fumarate hydratase C-terminal domain-containing protein yields MEFELKTPIKDVSNLKARDVVYLTGLVATMRDRATRKFIDVVKEGFKPPMDLAGIPVFHCGPVVRRVGSAWVVEAMGPTTSARMEALLEDFLRFSGVKLIIGKGGFSGAYTRLFKTHEAVYCALPGGVSALLTKTVKKVCSVYWLELGSPEAVWLLEVEKLGPMVVAIDCHGINLYSEVRKEALKKVEGCR; encoded by the coding sequence ATGGAGTTCGAGCTTAAGACACCTATCAAGGATGTTTCGAATCTGAAGGCCAGGGACGTGGTCTACTTGACCGGACTTGTGGCGACGATGAGGGATAGAGCAACCCGGAAATTCATAGATGTCGTCAAGGAAGGGTTTAAGCCTCCGATGGATCTAGCCGGTATCCCCGTCTTCCACTGCGGCCCCGTGGTCCGACGAGTAGGCTCCGCATGGGTCGTTGAGGCGATGGGGCCGACGACAAGCGCTAGGATGGAGGCTCTACTAGAAGACTTCCTCAGGTTTTCAGGCGTTAAACTCATCATAGGTAAAGGCGGTTTCAGCGGAGCCTATACGAGGCTGTTTAAAACGCATGAGGCCGTCTACTGTGCGCTACCCGGTGGGGTTTCTGCCCTTCTAACAAAAACCGTTAAAAAGGTTTGCTCAGTTTACTGGCTTGAACTCGGCTCTCCGGAGGCTGTGTGGCTTCTAGAAGTCGAGAAGTTAGGGCCGATGGTGGTGGCGATAGACTGCCATGGTATAAACCTCTACAGCGAAGTTCGGAAGGAAGCTCTAAAGAAGGTTGAAGGCTGTCGGTAG
- a CDS encoding MBL fold metallo-hydrolase encodes MKITFLGGTCAIGKSAVAVKTSETTVVLDYGVAMDGVPSFPMHIAPRDVDLVIVTHAHLDHSGAVPLFHVSRPIPVYATPVTFDLMELLLNDFLRLSGYYLPYEYLDMKTMFEFSRPLRYGERVSVKDVEFTLVNAGHIPGSAQILLEAEGKRILYTGDINDVNTCLLEGAFRDYGPLDAVIIESTYADEEHPERDELEKEFVESVLEVVERGGKVLVPAFSVGRSQEVLTVLTKWRFDYPMAVDGMAVDATQIFLKHVDWLRDPELFKKAVRTAKWVSGWKDRRLLLKKECVIIAPAGMLKGGTAVFYAEKLAKSGNNAIYLVSYQIPGTPGRELLEKGRFVIGGKIRKVKAKVKRFDFSSHIGMSGFKRLLKELKGNPVIYAVHGEPEKCSALCRYARELGLEAHVPKVGDVYEV; translated from the coding sequence TTGAAGATCACTTTCCTAGGTGGAACATGTGCTATAGGTAAATCCGCCGTGGCCGTTAAAACCAGTGAGACCACGGTCGTCTTAGATTATGGAGTCGCTATGGACGGGGTTCCGAGTTTCCCGATGCACATAGCCCCGAGAGACGTAGACCTCGTTATAGTGACTCACGCCCACCTAGACCATAGCGGAGCTGTGCCGCTCTTCCACGTAAGCAGGCCCATACCGGTCTACGCCACCCCCGTGACCTTTGACCTGATGGAGCTTCTGCTAAACGACTTCCTGAGGTTATCGGGCTACTACCTGCCCTATGAGTATCTTGATATGAAGACGATGTTCGAGTTTTCTAGGCCGCTAAGATACGGTGAACGGGTCTCTGTTAAAGACGTAGAGTTCACCCTCGTGAACGCCGGCCACATACCGGGCTCAGCCCAGATACTCCTAGAAGCAGAGGGTAAGCGAATCCTCTATACAGGTGATATAAACGACGTGAATACGTGTCTTCTGGAGGGTGCATTCAGAGACTACGGCCCATTAGACGCGGTAATAATCGAGAGCACCTACGCCGACGAGGAGCATCCTGAAAGAGATGAGCTCGAGAAGGAGTTTGTAGAAAGCGTTCTAGAGGTCGTCGAGAGAGGTGGTAAGGTCTTAGTACCGGCCTTCAGCGTAGGAAGGTCTCAGGAGGTCCTCACGGTCCTCACAAAGTGGCGTTTCGACTATCCCATGGCGGTTGATGGAATGGCCGTCGATGCCACGCAGATATTCTTAAAGCATGTCGACTGGCTCAGAGACCCTGAGCTTTTCAAGAAGGCTGTTAGAACCGCTAAGTGGGTCTCAGGCTGGAAGGATCGGAGGCTTCTACTTAAGAAGGAATGCGTCATAATCGCCCCGGCTGGTATGCTCAAAGGCGGGACCGCTGTCTTCTACGCCGAGAAGCTCGCTAAATCAGGTAACAACGCCATATATTTAGTGAGCTACCAGATACCTGGTACACCTGGGAGGGAGCTTCTGGAAAAGGGTCGTTTCGTCATCGGTGGAAAAATTAGGAAGGTTAAGGCTAAGGTCAAGAGGTTCGACTTTTCGTCTCACATAGGGATGAGCGGCTTCAAGAGGCTCTTGAAGGAGTTGAAGGGGAACCCGGTCATCTACGCCGTGCATGGAGAACCCGAGAAGTGCTCGGCCCTATGTAGGTATGCTAGGGAACTCGGCTTGGAAGCCCACGTGCCCAAAGTGGGTGATGTATACGAGGTCTAA
- a CDS encoding archaemetzincin family Zn-dependent metalloprotease — MYTRSKDKVLLVPLGGVDLNLLMRLASEVEETLPFVRCTVSSFQLELPKDAYNPHRRQYNSDIIMKLYRGRFRNRTLMVTEVDLYSPGLNFIFGQAEYPGLLALISLARLNPRFYGKPYDKVLFIDRAVKEAVHEICHTYGLSHCSNPICVMHFSNSIIDTDLKSKVPCRICLAKLEKILEIMS; from the coding sequence ATGTATACGAGGTCTAAAGATAAAGTCCTTCTGGTCCCGCTGGGAGGTGTCGACCTAAACCTCCTCATGAGACTTGCATCCGAGGTCGAGGAGACTCTTCCGTTCGTCAGATGCACGGTATCATCTTTCCAACTGGAACTACCGAAGGATGCGTATAATCCCCATCGAAGACAGTACAACTCAGATATCATAATGAAGCTTTACCGAGGGAGGTTCAGGAATAGAACGCTCATGGTAACGGAGGTCGACCTATATTCACCAGGGCTAAACTTCATCTTCGGCCAAGCCGAATACCCTGGCCTACTAGCTCTGATATCCCTAGCCAGGCTAAACCCTAGGTTTTACGGTAAGCCCTACGATAAAGTGCTTTTCATCGATAGGGCTGTCAAGGAAGCTGTTCATGAGATATGTCACACCTATGGTTTAAGCCACTGCTCAAACCCCATATGCGTCATGCACTTCTCTAACAGTATAATAGACACGGACCTTAAGTCCAAGGTACCCTGCCGCATATGTTTAGCTAAACTCGAGAAGATTCTCGAGATAATGTCCTAA
- a CDS encoding DUF59 domain-containing protein: MVLDKKAVIRVLEKVYDPEYPASIVEMGMVDEESVEIGDEKVKVFFKPTTPFCPMGGLIGVLIKYALEKALNVKAEVRVKPGTHLNEAMVNTIINDEAQYKRVLGQLSDMGMLERCVKVK, translated from the coding sequence ATGGTTTTAGATAAGAAGGCTGTGATACGTGTTTTAGAGAAGGTCTATGACCCTGAGTATCCGGCTTCGATAGTCGAAATGGGTATGGTAGACGAGGAGTCCGTCGAAATAGGGGATGAGAAGGTTAAAGTGTTTTTCAAGCCTACGACGCCGTTCTGCCCTATGGGTGGTCTCATAGGTGTGTTGATAAAATACGCCTTGGAAAAGGCGTTGAACGTTAAAGCGGAGGTTAGGGTTAAGCCTGGAACCCATCTAAACGAGGCTATGGTTAATACGATAATCAACGACGAGGCTCAGTACAAGAGGGTGCTTGGGCAACTCTCAGACATGGGTATGCTCGAAAGATGCGTTAAAGTTAAATGA
- a CDS encoding ferredoxin, whose protein sequence is MKVKVDRDACIGCGLCASLCPDVFELDDEGKSVVVNPEGCDGCDCADVAEQCPVGAITIEE, encoded by the coding sequence TTGAAGGTTAAAGTCGACAGAGATGCGTGTATAGGTTGTGGGCTCTGTGCCTCGTTATGCCCAGATGTCTTCGAGTTAGACGACGAGGGCAAGTCGGTGGTCGTAAACCCTGAGGGATGCGATGGATGCGACTGCGCTGATGTCGCAGAGCAGTGTCCTGTAGGAGCCATAACGATCGAGGAGTAG
- the rpiA gene encoding ribose 5-phosphate isomerase A: MSSSRVRREKELVARYASSLVKDGQVVGLGSGTTAAMFVRELAKRVMEEELKIIAIPSSIPIKLLTLSLAIPTASLDEYPEVDIDVDGADEVDRSLNLLKGGSYGVFTNEKILAASSKMLIIIVDHRKPVERLHTRFPIPLEVLKDARSLVFRRLKEMGGEPRLRVHKMNGEEVPLMTERGNLIVEVWFRNPEIGFKELDGELRRIPGVIETGLFLDMTDMVCIGVGEEVRVFKKGEKLPEELITYR, translated from the coding sequence ATGTCGTCTAGCAGGGTTAGACGTGAGAAGGAGCTCGTAGCTAGATATGCGTCATCGCTGGTCAAAGACGGCCAGGTCGTAGGGCTCGGTAGCGGAACCACGGCCGCTATGTTTGTCAGAGAACTAGCTAAAAGGGTGATGGAGGAGGAGCTTAAGATAATAGCCATACCTTCGAGCATACCTATCAAGCTTCTAACCTTAAGCCTCGCCATACCCACCGCTTCGTTGGACGAGTATCCCGAGGTGGACATAGACGTCGACGGCGCCGATGAAGTAGATAGAAGTCTCAACCTGTTGAAAGGCGGCTCCTACGGGGTTTTCACGAACGAGAAGATCTTAGCCGCGTCTTCTAAGATGCTCATCATAATAGTGGACCATAGAAAGCCTGTAGAGAGACTCCACACAAGGTTCCCGATACCGCTTGAGGTCTTGAAAGACGCACGGAGCCTAGTCTTCAGAAGGCTTAAAGAGATGGGTGGTGAGCCTAGGCTTAGGGTTCATAAGATGAATGGTGAAGAGGTTCCTCTGATGACAGAGAGAGGCAACCTAATAGTTGAGGTCTGGTTCAGAAACCCCGAAATAGGGTTTAAAGAGCTTGACGGTGAGCTCAGGAGAATACCCGGCGTCATAGAGACGGGGCTATTCCTCGACATGACCGACATGGTCTGTATAGGCGTCGGAGAAGAAGTCCGAGTATTCAAGAAAGGTGAGAAACTACCCGAAGAACTGATAACATATCGATAA